A single Marinitoga aeolica DNA region contains:
- a CDS encoding sensor histidine kinase: MKLQKFKTISFKLAIIYAVLFIITLIIVSGTTYFSTKYYIYYKVSQEIKNLEHKLKEYILKDSNFYNQNLIDLFGINQNIDLYIVKNGKLIYKSNEKKDSYKENKNIFKTLVENSEEGNLIYFNSSFLDFNNNSYDIQIVKDFDNENNFLKALFWILIIINLIAFFISMFLGFLMSKKVLKPIDNIIEQANKITINDLSKRIKIKGPDDEIKRLSETFNSFISRIEEGYKKQKRFVMDASHELTTPLAVVKGYIDILSRWGKKDPQVLDESINSIKRELDNVSKLIDTLLYLANSDDNNIKIEKSNFYIKSLVNEIIKEIEIIKNKKIIIKNEISENILINADKRLIKQMIRGLIDNSIKYSKDICIINIKGKYINGEKIELIIEDNGIGISKDDIPFIFERFYRADKSRSREIGGFGLGLSIIKQIVEIHGGIIYADSELGKGTKMIIVFPTKQN; encoded by the coding sequence ATGAAACTTCAAAAATTTAAAACAATATCATTTAAATTAGCAATTATATATGCAGTTTTGTTTATAATAACTTTAATAATTGTGAGTGGGACAACATATTTTAGTACTAAATACTATATTTATTATAAGGTATCACAAGAAATAAAGAATTTGGAACACAAACTAAAAGAGTATATTTTAAAAGATAGTAATTTTTATAATCAAAATTTAATTGATCTTTTTGGAATTAATCAAAATATAGACTTATATATAGTAAAAAATGGGAAATTGATATATAAGTCTAATGAAAAAAAAGATTCTTATAAAGAAAATAAAAATATATTTAAAACTTTGGTAGAAAATAGTGAAGAAGGTAATTTGATTTATTTTAATAGTAGTTTTTTAGATTTTAATAATAATTCTTATGATATTCAAATTGTTAAAGATTTTGATAATGAAAATAATTTTTTAAAAGCTCTATTTTGGATATTAATAATAATAAATTTAATAGCTTTTTTTATATCAATGTTTTTGGGATTTCTTATGAGTAAAAAAGTTCTTAAACCTATTGATAATATAATTGAACAAGCAAATAAAATAACAATCAATGATTTATCAAAGAGAATAAAAATCAAAGGACCAGATGATGAGATAAAAAGACTTTCTGAAACATTTAATTCCTTTATTAGTAGAATAGAAGAGGGGTATAAAAAACAAAAAAGATTTGTTATGGATGCATCACATGAACTAACAACACCCCTGGCTGTTGTTAAAGGTTATATAGATATTTTAAGTAGGTGGGGAAAGAAAGACCCTCAAGTTTTGGATGAAAGTATTAATTCTATTAAAAGAGAATTAGATAATGTTTCTAAGCTAATAGATACATTATTATATTTAGCAAATAGTGATGATAATAACATAAAAATTGAAAAAAGTAATTTCTATATAAAAAGTTTAGTAAACGAAATTATAAAAGAAATTGAAATAATTAAGAATAAAAAAATAATAATAAAAAATGAAATTTCTGAAAATATCTTAATAAATGCAGATAAAAGGCTTATAAAACAAATGATAAGAGGATTAATAGATAATAGTATAAAATATTCTAAGGATATTTGTATAATAAATATTAAAGGCAAATATATAAATGGGGAAAAAATAGAATTAATAATAGAAGATAACGGAATAGGGATTTCTAAAGATGATATACCTTTTATTTTTGAACGTTTTTATAGAGCCGATAAATCAAGATCTAGAGAAATTGGAGGATTTGGATTAGGATTATCAATTATTAAGCAGATTGTTGAAATTCATGGTGGAATAATTTATGCAGATAGTGAGTTGGGAAAAGGAACAAAAATGATAATAGTTTTCCCCACAAAACAAAACTGA
- a CDS encoding response regulator transcription factor has product MKNILIIEDDRAIVRVLELELLHEGYTFDVAFDGKKGLEMFEENNYEIILLDLMLPKINGLEICRKIRLISDIPIIMLTAKRDIMDKVIGLDMGADDYVTKPFEMEELLARIRAAIRRRRNMGKKDLEIKIGDLTINFIKRQVIKKGEIIELTKKEYELLEYLVKNKGRVLTREQIIEKIWGYDFFGEPNILDVYIRYLRKKIDYPYGTKLIKTIRGVGYKIEE; this is encoded by the coding sequence ATGAAAAACATATTGATAATAGAAGATGATAGAGCTATAGTTAGAGTATTAGAATTAGAATTACTACATGAGGGGTATACATTTGATGTAGCTTTTGATGGTAAAAAAGGGCTTGAGATGTTTGAAGAAAATAATTATGAAATTATATTACTTGATTTAATGTTGCCAAAAATTAATGGTCTAGAAATATGTAGAAAAATCAGATTAATATCTGATATCCCTATAATAATGTTAACTGCAAAAAGAGATATAATGGATAAGGTCATTGGATTAGATATGGGAGCTGATGATTATGTTACAAAACCATTTGAGATGGAAGAATTGCTAGCAAGAATTAGAGCGGCGATTAGAAGAAGAAGAAATATGGGGAAAAAAGATTTAGAAATAAAAATAGGGGATTTAACTATTAATTTTATAAAAAGACAGGTAATTAAAAAGGGAGAAATTATTGAACTTACCAAAAAAGAATACGAATTACTTGAATATTTAGTTAAAAATAAAGGAAGGGTTCTAACAAGGGAACAAATAATAGAAAAAATATGGGGTTACGATTTTTTTGGAGAACCAAATATATTGGATGTTTACATTAGATATCTTAGAAAAAAAATCGATTACCCATATGGTACAAAATTAATAAAAACAATTCGTGGTGTTGGTTATAAAATAGAGGAGTGA
- a CDS encoding metallophosphoesterase family protein, with protein sequence MKFINQKLLIIFIMFIGIISIFKVSYPFIQDRDENLIFQNTNLAKNNVTSDDYTFVVLGDNKNSISTFNKIIQQINNDNSVKFVINTGDMVFDGNPIKYDFFLKQVKKLNKPMLPVVGNHDVADGGVDRYLKIFGPLYYSFHLKNSYFIMLNNSNEEELDPWQMNWLKDELEKSKNYKYTFVFMHVPIYDPRNDINHQPGHSLKNLSNAKELLDLLNNYNITQVFFGHIHGYYVGKWDNVPYTVTGGAGAELVGKNPKHDFYHYIKVHVNNNNVSYELIKLDSPDFNFIDRVGAFLWIYLYSTIVINFWFILLLISTLILLKLYLKKFGFSYFSLAKKFFKRKH encoded by the coding sequence ATGAAATTTATTAATCAAAAATTATTAATAATATTTATTATGTTTATTGGAATAATTTCAATTTTTAAAGTTTCATATCCATTTATACAAGATAGAGATGAAAATCTGATATTTCAAAATACAAATTTAGCAAAAAATAATGTAACTTCTGATGATTATACTTTTGTTGTTCTTGGAGATAACAAAAACTCTATATCTACCTTTAATAAAATTATTCAACAAATAAATAATGATAATTCTGTCAAATTTGTAATAAATACTGGTGATATGGTTTTTGATGGCAATCCTATAAAATATGATTTCTTCTTAAAACAAGTTAAAAAATTAAATAAACCTATGTTACCTGTAGTTGGAAATCATGACGTCGCAGATGGTGGAGTTGATAGATATTTAAAAATATTTGGGCCGTTATATTATTCATTTCATTTAAAAAACTCCTATTTTATTATGTTAAATAATTCAAATGAAGAAGAATTAGACCCTTGGCAAATGAATTGGTTAAAAGATGAACTGGAAAAATCTAAAAATTATAAATATACTTTCGTTTTTATGCATGTTCCTATATATGATCCACGAAATGATATTAATCATCAACCTGGGCATTCATTAAAAAATTTATCCAATGCTAAAGAATTGTTAGATCTTTTAAATAATTACAATATAACTCAAGTGTTTTTTGGACACATTCATGGTTATTATGTAGGGAAATGGGATAATGTTCCTTATACTGTTACTGGTGGTGCTGGTGCAGAATTAGTTGGTAAAAATCCAAAACATGATTTTTACCATTATATAAAAGTTCATGTAAATAATAATAATGTTTCATATGAGTTAATTAAATTGGATTCACCAGATTTTAATTTCATTGATAGAGTAGGTGCTTTTTTATGGATATATTTATACTCCACTATTGTTATTAATTTTTGGTTTATATTACTTTTAATTTCAACTTTAATTCTTTTAAAATTATATCTTAAAAAGTTTGGATTCTCCTATTTTTCTCTCGCTAAGAAATTTTTCAAAAGAAAGCATTAA